AAATAGCATATTATATCTTTTAATCTCATCCACATTACTGTCTATGGGTTTTGCATGCAAATATATTACACGTATTTTGCTCTCAGTTATGTGAGTAAGTTTTCCCTGCCAAATTGAATTGTATCTCTTCAGATAATGACACGCGACACAATTTTAAAGACAATTTAAAATATGAAAATGTAGTCTACTGGATCTCTGTTCCCCTACCAGTGTGCTCACAACTGATATTCTTGTTTATGCAACACCTGATGTAAAACATGTAAGAAGAGTTCTGGTTAGACAGGCCAAGCAACCTTGTCCCCTCCAGTACTAGAGGAAACAGCCTTAGGAAGCATCACCACAAACATAACAGTGGCTGTGGCAAGATATGGTGAGAGTTACAAGCCCATCCGTGTTGGTTACTCTATGCATGGGGAACCTGTAGCTACAGATCACATAGTAGAGATACGACGACGGATGAACCTGTAGTTGGTTTGATGAATTAGGCGAGTGGGTATTTTGTGGGATGAGGTCACATCTTTGCAACAGTGTTCAGGTGAGAGCCATCACCTGCCAGTTGTGAGAGATATGTGTAGAGCGGAGTGCAAGTGTAAGAGACAAAGTGATTCCTCATCAAATGTTCTTCTCTGAAGCAGCATATCCAGATTGCGTGAAAATACTTTGTGTTGCCGAGGAGATGGAAAGTAAACAAAAAAGAAAGATCCCCTCAAGTAAATAAACAATTGTGGTCATGGAAGATGGAATGGTCCTAATTGTGCTGTTGCAGAGAATTCCTGCTCTTCTCCTGAGTATTTGTTGAGATCCAAACAAAGCCAGCGAGGAATGAGAGCAAATGCTGGACGATGCATAACTTAGTTTTAGCATTGTTCAAAAGTTAGACCATGAACTCTCTTCATCCAAAGTATCTTAGTCAATACCTTGCGTTCTATAGTATAAGTACAATACACAAAACTAAATATACAATTAATGCATGGTACAATCTTTGCAACAGTGTTCAGGTGAGCGCCATCACCTGTTAGTTGTGTGAGATGCACATGTAGACTAGAGTTCAAGGAAGTGTGAGAGCCAAAGTGATACATCAAGTGTTCTACTCGGAAGCAGCAATGTATCCTATGTTGTAAATGACATGCTCTATCACCGAGATTTTTAATCATGGGAAACTTGGCATATCCAGAGTGTGTGAAAATATTTTGTGTTGCCGAGGAGATggaaagtaaataaaaaataaagatcaCCTCAAGTAAATAAACAATTGTGGTCATGGAAGAGGGAATGGTCATAATTGTGCTGTTGCTTAGAATTCTTGCTCTTTTCCTGAGTATTTGTTGAGCTCCAAACAAAGCCAGCGAGGAATGAGAGCAAATGCTGGACGATGCATAACTTAGTTTTAGCATTGTTCAAAAGTTAGGCCATGAACTCGCTTCATCCGAAGTATCTTAGTCAATACCTTGCATTCTATAGTGCCAACTACAATACACATAACTAAATATGGAATTCATGCATGTTATAATGACTATAAAACCACGACAATAGTTCTGCTCTTCTCAATTGAGGACTTATTTATGTGCTGTCCCAGACGTAAGGTTAAACCCTTTATCAAGGTTATAAAGCCCTCTCTGACTTTCACTTTACTATAAGGAGCATGACTGCGGTTAGGCCCCAGCTCCAGCCTCTGTTTGCTGCTGCTGTGGAGGGAACGCTGTGCTGTGCTGTCTCCCAGGAGATTGCCTTATCGGTGTCTGGCATAGCAGCACCACAGCTCAGCTCATCTGATAGGATGGATTCAGCCCAACGGAACTCTGCTTTCGCATGTCCCAAAGAGTTCAACACCGAATAGCACCCGAACACTCATATAGTAGGTTACATATCACAGTGGGTATAGTTTTGGTATATACATCTTTCTGCAGGGCAAATAGTATAACAATAGTATAACATGACTTTCTATATTTTAAGATGACGTGTTTTTGCTTTGAGGAGACTTGTTTGTTCGCAGCTACGTATTGAATCCGTAGATTTCAGCATATTCTAATGGCTGAATATCTGATAGTAATATTTGTCAATGTCTGTTTCTTCCAGGAGGGGGCGCTGCAACCACAGCCTGTCCTGAATGTGTGCAGCAGCCAACTATGTGCTCCCATTGAGGAGGCACAGTGAGGTGAGTCGGATACTCTTTTCAAAATATCATGCTGAGCTCAACTGTGCTGGCTCGGATATTTCCTCTTTTGGAGGGCTGTGGCATCATGTAGTGTAATAGACCATAGACATACACTTTATTCATTAAAACAAGCCAAACTACATATGATTTGATGACAGGTTGTTGTTACTGATTGTGTTTAATTATTTGAAGCAAGTACCAGGAAGTACCTGTTAATGCCACGTAAATTGGACAAAACAGGGCTATAAAATAAAGCATTACCAACAAATTGCTATGAGCTACTATCAAAATCTAAGGTGATTTGCTATAAGTATATTTTTATTCTCCAGGGCTTGGCGAATCCTGGCAGGCTGTGTGGGGGGGTATCGATGCCCACCCATGCCCCTAGAGCCCGGTCACATGGAGCCCCCCACCCACACGACGAAGAGATGGATTTGGCTTGGCAGGAACTGATGGCCATCACTGAGCTTCAGGTAGGAAGAAGAGTATTCAATAATTACATCACCATATAGCCTAGATCACACATATCCTGTGACATGTACATTTGCGTGTTCACAAATACACACAGCTGTTTAAAACTCAATGACGAACTTGTAGAATTGTTTTATTTATCATCAATGCATATAGTAATGATAAACTGTAATGATGCATCGTTTTCCATAGACAAAGCATCCGCCAATGATCCTTACCTTTTTTTATTTCAGGAGTTTGAGGTCCCACATGACAGCCCAGATGAAAATATTCAGTACCATCCCATGGAGCTGCCCATCTCTCTGGGAGGTTATGGCATGGCTCAGTCTCACACAGAGCCCCTCCCCTGTGGTGGTGCGACAAATCCTGATGCTGCTTATGAGGGAACCTACTCTAAAGTAATGCCAGCTTGCCAACATCAGGCCACCGGGGAAGCAGCAGCAGAGGCACTGTATGGACATTCTGGAAACCATTCTGGAGCCCAGCTGAACCCCAGAGTTCTGAACCCTATACAGCCACCGCTGATGAGCCTTCTAGAGCATATGAGTCTCCCGAGCGTCGGTGGTGAGGGGCTTGTTGGAAACGACAATGCTGGCCCCTCTCAGGGCCCGGGGCGGTACGTGCTAGGGACAAGTCATGGGCAGAGCAAACACCCACCATGCACTGTGGATGATCTGGAATCTGACTCTGGCCTATCTCTGGGTTCCAGCCCACCACTAGCCTCACCAGATGATGCCATGACTGGTGTCCCTGCTTATTCAAGCACAGAGGTTGGTCTGAACTATAGTCACGGGGAAATGGAGAATATGGGTGAGCAAGGTAGGAGAGCTAGCCTCTTTTACTCTGTGGACTATCAGCAGCATCCCAATAACCCCTACCACTACTCAGGGATGCACTCCTCTTACTTCCCTGTAACACAACCATCCCAAATGCAACCACAGCCTCACTTCCTGCCTCCCATGTCAATGAAACATCAACATGGTTTACCCAGTGCCTTGAACGACCGGCATCTTAACAGCTCTGCCACCAGAGAGAGCTCTCCCCAGGCGTTCTATGAAAAACCCAGAGGTAACCCTCTTCCTGTCCCTCTGAGCCGGGACGAACGCCGAGCCCTCGCCCTCAAGATCCCTTTTCCTCTAGAGAAGATCATCAACCTACCTGTGGACGACTTCAACGAGCTCCTGACACAGTACACCCTCACGGACTCCCAGCTCGCCCTCATCAGGGACATCCGCCGGCGGGGTAAGAACAAGGTGGCAGCCCAGAACTGCAGGAAGAGGAAGCTGGAGAACATTGTTTACCTGGAGGGGGAGTTGGGTCAGCTGCAGGCCCAGAGGGAACATCTGGCCAGGGAGAGGTTGGAGTTCCAACGCAACCTGACTATTGTTAAACACCGCCTCACAGACTTGTATGCTGAAGTCTTTTCTCAGCTCCGGGATGAGGATGGACATCCCTACTCTATAGAGGACTACTCTCTACAGCAGACCCCTGATGGGAACGTATACCTGGTGCCTCGTAGTGAAGTGTTGGATGGAGAATAATGTATGAAATCTATTGGACAGTTATTGTATACTGCCTCAGTTTATATACCAATATGAAATTGTTGCTAAATCTACAGTACAATAAGTGCCATTAAGGATATTTACATACAAAACCATGGAACAGTGTATGTAGAGATCAGATAAAATGGCAGCTAAAAGGCCACCATGTTAAACTAATCAATATTTAGGGCCTTTAGACagtattcatactccttgacttattccacattttgttgttatagcctgaattcaaaatggatcaaatatactgaacaaaaatataaacgctacagttcatataaagaagtCAGTCAATTGAATTAAATGCATTCggcccaaatctatggatttcacatgaatggatttcacatgactgggaatagatatgcatctgttggtaacAGCTACCTTCAATAAAaataggcctcaggatctcgtcacggtatttctgtgcattcaaattgccatcgataaaatacaattgtgttcattgtccgtagcttatgcttgcccataccataaccccaccatacaCGAGGTcggtggttgtgaggccggttgccaaattctctaaaccgTTGGGGAAGCGGCTTATGGTATAGAAATGAACATTTAaaattctctagcaacagctatggtagacattcctgcagtcagcatgccaattgcacgctccctcaaaacttgagacatctgtggcattgtgttgtgacaaaactgcacattttagtggccttttgtccccagcacaaggtgcatctgtgtacaATTCTGCAGTGTattgatcatgccgtttaatcagtttcttgatatgccacacctgtcaggtggatgaattatcttggcagaaggaaaattctcactaacagggacagaaaccaatttgtgcacaacaATCGAGAGAAATAAGCTGTTTGCAAATGCATTGAAAATTAAAATAAATCTAATTTGCATTAGTGTTCACACCCGAGTCAACACGTGATAtcccctttggcagcaattacagccgagtctttctgggcaagtctaagagctttgcacacctggattgtacaatatttgcacattatactttaaattcttcaagctctgtcaagttggttattGAGCATTGCGTGACAGCTATTTTCCACTCTTGCCAGATTTAATTCAAAACTATGCCACACTGCAACATTCAATGACGTCTTGGTATATCAttacagtgtatatttggccctGTGTTTTaagttgtcctgctgaaaggtgaatatgTTGCCTGGAAAGCAGACcaccaggttttcctttaggacTTCGCTGGTGCGTAGCTCTATTCAGTttgtttttatcctgaaaaatgacctagtccttgccgatgacaagcatacccataacatgcagGCACAACCACGCTTGAAAATATGGTATTGGATTTCCCtctaacataacactttgtattcagggcaGTTAATTTCTTTGTCACATTACTTCTGTGCCTTACTGCaaataggatgcatgttttggaaaatgtctatacaggcttccttttcactgtcatttaggttagtattgtggcgtAACTTAACTGTTGACCCCTcagttctatcacagccattaaactgttaaAATcagcattggcctcatggtggaaTCCGAGGGTTTTCCTTCCGCTCTGGCAACATCTAGGAAGGCCgcatgtatctttgtagtgacttggtgtattgatacatcaaGAGTAATTAGTAACTTTCAAATGCTCTGGGATTTTTAATatataccaataggtgccctttgctaagcatttgaaaacctccctggtccttGAGGTCAAATCGGTTTAAATTCCGTTTGACTTacgaaattataaataaaaaatcaGTAGTTTGTGCAATTTATGCACATTTTCTCCTGAACTACAACAATAATCCACCGTGATACGGGGTTTtgtatgtaggccagtgacagGCTCAATTTAAATTCAGGCTAGGAAAATGGAGAAAGTCAGGGGGAGAATACTTAAGGCCCTTTATTTACCCGAGCTAACCAGTCATATGCCTATGCTCATGCTGGATACAATGATAAATCTAAAATGTACATTTGGGAATTATATTATAAGAATGTCTATTTTTACAGTCCATGTATATCAGAATATGAAAATTGTGTTTGAACAGTATTTATGAGTAAAAgtgggtttaaaaaaatatttttattgaTAAACAGGGAGTAAAAACAAGTTAAAATCCTGCACAGCAGTCTTCGCAGTATAAAATAGCCAATTGCATCTTTCCAGGCACCCTAAAAGAGAAAAGACCATTGTTTAAAATCAGGACAGCCTCACATAATCTCTTAATATTTCCAAGTTATCAAAAGGTTGTCGCTTACTATATGCAATGCAACAACGTTCCGCTTAAAATCATGCTTTTGGATAGCTGTCCTTTCGATTCAGTGTTTTTCCTAGAAAGCACCAGAGGAAAAGGAGACAAATGAATATCAGAAGACAAACCAATGAAAGGCGTTAGTGATATATTCCATGATTTGACTGCAAACGTCAGCATGCATTATGAGATTGGCACGCTGGTAAAGACAATGTTACGCAAAAGGTCCAGACCGTTCTATTAGATGGGGGCATTGGTTTCTAATAAAACACTGCACATCCAAATAAAATGTACACGGTCATTAATGCTATACTATGAATTTCTACAACAAAACTAATGTTTGCTCATACCAACTACAGAACATGTTATTCAAACTGACAGTAGTTGGAAAAGTCTTCTTACCTACAGGCGGCATCTAAGTGCTTTGGTAGCTGCTGTCTGCTAGTCTCACATGCCTTCTTGCTACTCACTCTCCTGCTTCACACTGCTCCTTCCTGCCAGGCGATGGGTTTGTTTGCTACGTCTCTCCCTCAGCTCAGCTGGCTTCCATGGCTGGCTAGCCTCAAGACTGCATCATGTAAGCTAGCCTTCTGCTGGCAGCTGTACTGTCTGACAGGCGGGTCTGATCTAGCCATCCAACTCACGTCTCTGGAGCAGTTCTCAAAGAGATGGGCCCTCTGCGTGGACCGAGTATTTGTACTACCATAGCTTCACCCATTGGAGTTCATCAAGGACTTCAACGCTATTGTAACACTGTTGTCACAAACCTTCCATTGATGTGCTGGGATATGAGAGTCTACATTCTGTAGCATGTGCATTGGAACAGACTAAGAATGTCTCGTGTAAGAAAGGAGTAAAGCATATTGGACTAGGCAAAAAGTCTCCATTGACAGGTGGTGCTTATCTTCTAAAGAATGGCCATTGACAGCATCCATCATTCAAGTGTGGATTTGTATACAGGCAAATGCATTAAAACAAACCAGAAGAGAACCTCCCGCTCCCACCCAATCCCCTAAAAGAGAGGCTAACAAGACTGAACGACAGTTTTAAAAAACTGAAAGGTGGTTTATTTCAACTTGATTGTTGCAGTTACACAAATAAAAACCATAGATGCAAAATCTACATAAAACCTCATCGGAATGCTTGCTTTCCAGAAACATAAGAAACCTGTTTGACAGTACAGAAAAATGTATGAAGCCCCTCCATGATTTCTCTATTGTACACATCTCTTCTTGTAGCAGCTGTAACCTGCCACAACTGTTTGGCTGAGCAGATCTAGGGTGTAAACCTGCAGCTGCCCTGTCATttgtctcgctctcctctcctaaGTACTGAGTCCTGTTGAACAATACGGAACAACGTTAAGTTAAACTGTGCACTGACTGTTGGATTAACCAGAACCTACTACATGAGATCCAGCATTAGTAACACTTGGATCAAACAACTACTAGGATTGTATGTATCAAAGGGTACAAGAATGGAGCTAGTTTCTGAACACTACATTTTAAAGACAAATCCTGAAAATATGCCCGTCTCATCTACACACTTCGGTTATGGTTTCAAACTGTCACGTAAAAAAAGCATACCTTGAAAACATTTAGAATCGTCGTCCACCGGAGCCCCCGCCATATCCACCGccgccgccaccaccaccacctccagagTTACCTCCATATCCACCTGAaatgaaaaaacaaaaaaaagtcaaAGGTTGAACAAAATCAGGAAGCACACTGTTTCAAGTCAGCCAAAGAATTCTTACACAACCGAAGTCACCTGAAGGCGTGCCAAACCAACGTGAGTTAACAGCTCAACCGGTTCCTGGTCTAAAGCTAGTCCGTGCCACCTACCTCCATATGGGCCGCTACTCCTGCCACCGCCGCCACCGCCGCTTCCACCACTGCTGCCACCACCGCTACCCCCACCACCTCCACCGCTGCCTCCAAAGTTGTTACCCTTCATTGGGCCGTAGTTGGAAGCCTGGTTGTTGTAGTTGCCAAAGTCATTGTAGTTGTTGCCGccgccaccaccaccgccgccaaAGTTCCC
The sequence above is a segment of the Oncorhynchus nerka isolate Pitt River linkage group LG20, Oner_Uvic_2.0, whole genome shotgun sequence genome. Coding sequences within it:
- the nfe2 gene encoding transcription factor NF-E2 45 kDa subunit, with protein sequence MCAAANYVLPLRRHSEGLANPGRLCGGVSMPTHAPRARSHGAPHPHDEEMDLAWQELMAITELQEFEVPHDSPDENIQYHPMELPISLGGYGMAQSHTEPLPCGGATNPDAAYEGTYSKVMPACQHQATGEAAAEALYGHSGNHSGAQLNPRVLNPIQPPLMSLLEHMSLPSVGGEGLVGNDNAGPSQGPGRYVLGTSHGQSKHPPCTVDDLESDSGLSLGSSPPLASPDDAMTGVPAYSSTEVGLNYSHGEMENMGEQGRRASLFYSVDYQQHPNNPYHYSGMHSSYFPVTQPSQMQPQPHFLPPMSMKHQHGLPSALNDRHLNSSATRESSPQAFYEKPRGNPLPVPLSRDERRALALKIPFPLEKIINLPVDDFNELLTQYTLTDSQLALIRDIRRRGKNKVAAQNCRKRKLENIVYLEGELGQLQAQREHLARERLEFQRNLTIVKHRLTDLYAEVFSQLRDEDGHPYSIEDYSLQQTPDGNVYLVPRSEVLDGE